One genomic segment of Branchiostoma floridae strain S238N-H82 unplaced genomic scaffold, Bfl_VNyyK Sc7u5tJ_1564, whole genome shotgun sequence includes these proteins:
- the LOC118408269 gene encoding kelch-like protein 24, with protein sequence MMAAPRSLASFDFCHNPHAGSLLQGLQELRSDNQLVDVTLCVSGKEIPCHRNVLAACSEYFRAMFCNGHRESQEHKVTIHEVNSDVMQLLVDYAYTSKVTITKDKAAELLEGANFFQIQPVRDVCVSFLFSNLSAENCLQMMQLGNMLSSQDLEDKARVYAMKEFVEASKTPAFLSLTKDQLVALISSDELKAREEVVYTAVMAWINHDTRKRKKEMRELMELVRFPFMDKLYFLENVETNDAIRKSCQDLVMEAHKFHLYPGEVQSPRTVPRSASGWTEMVLHIGGIIKKGSGEDNPTVYKHNVSTRYRLLAFINKDVVPVFAVASLGTDGVIFSSGKNVLMFQQEARLILTGCSRLDDMMTERHDHKLAVTRGKVYAIGGRNDDVSALASVEVYDLREKFWKDGVALPQARYNHAVAVLDGNIYVIGGYDAERKLTSTVFRFKPGDSEWHQQKDMPVRGACISAATLNGNIYVAGLRSKVLCFKPSECGGVSQVWATSWT encoded by the coding sequence ATGATGGCAGCACCGAGATCACTGGCATCATTTGACTTCTGCCACAATCCACACGCAGGCTCCCTCTTGCAGGGCTTGCAGGAACTGCGATCTGACAACCAACTGGTTGATGTTACGCTCTGCGTCTCAGGAAAAGAGATTCCGTGCCACCGAAATGTCTTGGCTGCTTGCAGCGAGTACTTTCGTGCAATGTTCTGTAATGGGCATCGTGAGAGCCAAGAGCATAAGGTAACCATTCACGAAGTCAACAGTGATGTAATGCAGCTTCTTGTTGACTATGCATACACGTCAAAAGTCACCATCACCAAGGACAAAGCTGCAGAACTACTGGAAGGGGCCAACTTCTTCCAGATCCAACCTGTGCGTGATGTTTGTGTGAGTTTCCTATTCAGCAACCTGAGTGCTGAAAACTGCCTGCAGATGATGCAGTTAGGCAACATGCTGTCCAGCCAAGATTTGGAGGATAAAGCGAGAGTGTACGCCATGAAGGAGTTTGTAGAAGCTAGTAAAACACCGGCCTTCCTTTCTCTGACGAAGGACCAGCTTGTCGCACTCATCTCATCTGACGAACTAAAAGCGAGAGAAGAAGTCGTCTACACAGCAGTGATGGCGTGGATCAACCATGACaccaggaagaggaagaaggagATGAGAGAGCTGATGGAGCTGGTCAGGTTTCCCTTCATGGACAAGCTGTATTTTTTGGAGAATGTGGAGACCAACGACGCTATACGCAAGTCTTGCCAGGATCTAGTGATGGAAGCTCACAAGTTTCACCTGTACCCAGGAGAGGTCCAGTCACCTCGCACCGTTCCCCGCAGCGCAAGTGGTTGGACAGAGATGGTCTTGCATATCGGAGGCATAATAAAAAAAGGATCTGGGGAAGACAATCCTACAGTTTACAAACACAATGTCTCAACAAGGTATCGTCTTCTGGCCTTTATTAATAAAGACGTTGTACCAGTATTTGCTGTCGCTTCCCTGGGTACAGATGGCGTTATTTTCTCTTCTGGCAAGAATGTCTTGATGTTCCAGCAAGAAGCAAGGTTAATACTGACAGGCTGTTCCAGACTTGACGACATGATGACAGAGCGGCACGATCACAAACTTGCAGTGACACGTGGCAAAGTGTATGCCATTGGTGGCAGAAATGATGATGTTTCTGCCCTAGCATCGGTTGAGGTCTACGACCTGAGAGAAAAGTTTTGGAAAGACGGTGTAGCACTCCCGCAAGCAAGGTACAACCATGCTGTTGCAGTTTTGGATGGCAACATATACGTGATAGGTGGGTATGATGCAGAGAGGAAACTAACCTCTACTGTGTTTCGCTTCAAGCCAGGTGACTCCGAGTGGCACCAACAAAAGGATATGCCTGTTAGAGGAGCATGTATCTCAGCCGCAACTCTCAATGGTAACATTTACGTTGCCGGACTACGTTCCAAAGTGTTGTGTTTCAAACCGAGCGAATGTGGCGGTGTATCTCAGGTGTGGGCGACCAGTTGGACGTGA